From Enterococcus wangshanyuanii, the proteins below share one genomic window:
- a CDS encoding NADP-dependent oxidoreductase: MNSALIRKYGQETLEIAKVPMPEISENDVLVKIVAASINPIDLKTQAGKMKMLLKYQMPLILGSDFSGVIVEVGSNISDFQKGDKVYSRVQKDRIGTFAEYIAVDQTDIARKPTNLTFEEAASIPLVGLTSYQALYDIMQLTAQDKVLIQAGSGGIGTIAIQLAKLTGAYVATTTSTKNVEFVKQLGADKVIDYKKQKFEEELQAYDYIFDTMGGDILKNAFKIVKPGGKVVTISGIPNEVFAKEYGLPLWKQFLLKVASWNIRKLEKATESQYIFLFMKPSGAQLALLTDWFEQDKIHPVIDQIVSLEEIQKGIDRSRSGRAKGKIIVRVDQQTVNEK; encoded by the coding sequence ATGAATTCGGCATTGATCCGAAAGTATGGACAGGAAACTCTTGAAATTGCGAAAGTCCCAATGCCGGAGATAAGTGAAAATGATGTGCTTGTAAAAATAGTTGCAGCAAGCATTAATCCTATCGATCTAAAAACGCAGGCTGGTAAGATGAAGATGCTTTTGAAATACCAGATGCCGTTGATTTTAGGCAGTGATTTTTCGGGAGTCATTGTAGAAGTGGGATCAAATATATCAGATTTTCAAAAGGGAGATAAAGTATACAGCAGAGTGCAGAAGGATCGTATCGGAACATTTGCTGAATATATTGCTGTAGATCAAACAGATATTGCACGTAAACCAACCAATCTCACGTTTGAAGAAGCAGCGTCTATTCCGCTTGTAGGATTGACCAGTTATCAAGCGTTATACGATATCATGCAGCTGACAGCTCAAGATAAAGTTCTGATCCAAGCTGGTTCCGGCGGGATTGGAACAATCGCGATTCAATTAGCAAAATTAACTGGTGCGTATGTTGCTACGACCACAAGTACTAAAAATGTAGAATTCGTGAAGCAGCTTGGTGCAGATAAAGTCATTGATTATAAAAAACAAAAATTTGAAGAGGAACTGCAGGCCTATGATTACATTTTTGACACAATGGGCGGCGATATTTTAAAGAATGCTTTTAAAATCGTTAAACCTGGAGGAAAAGTAGTAACCATTTCCGGTATTCCAAACGAAGTGTTCGCAAAAGAATATGGATTGCCTTTATGGAAACAATTCCTTCTAAAAGTTGCCTCGTGGAATATCCGAAAATTGGAAAAGGCAACGGAAAGCCAGTACATCTTTTTGTTTATGAAACCGAGTGGCGCACAACTTGCTCTATTGACCGATTGGTTCGAACAAGATAAAATTCATCCAGTCATCGATCAAATCGTTTCTTTAGAAGAAATTCAAAAGGGCATCGATCGTTCCCGTTCTGGCAGAGCGAAAGGCAAAATTATAGTACGAGTAGATCAACAAACAGTCAATGAAAAATAG
- a CDS encoding PTS mannose/fructose/sorbose/N-acetylgalactosamine transporter subunit IIC, with amino-acid sequence MDTGLLLPALLTGIFCYLGVIETPWLFGMTGGFYIVGRPLVAGLLVGIAFGDVQAGILCGLAVQAVFIANLTTGGATNSEITYAAYGGIGLALATTKDPAVAVTLAILIGQTFGLIFYNSRMAAYSFWNTRAQTAAEKNDDRGIVLNHVVYPQITTFLLRAVPVFLAIFLGKGLVNWLLSNVPQVVTDIISVLGGVLPALGIAMLMSIVVKEKAHLIFFFAGFVLMAFAGLNMIALVFIAALVAYIVFLATGNASNAQPKTANQSADSTVFEDDDLF; translated from the coding sequence ATGGATACAGGATTATTATTGCCAGCATTATTGACCGGAATTTTTTGTTACTTAGGTGTGATCGAAACCCCATGGCTTTTTGGTATGACCGGTGGGTTTTACATTGTTGGTCGACCATTGGTTGCAGGATTGTTGGTAGGGATCGCTTTTGGTGATGTGCAGGCGGGGATTCTTTGCGGACTAGCTGTTCAAGCCGTATTTATTGCCAATTTAACGACAGGCGGAGCAACGAACAGTGAGATCACGTATGCGGCTTATGGCGGCATTGGTTTGGCTTTAGCAACAACGAAAGATCCTGCTGTTGCAGTTACCTTGGCGATTTTGATCGGACAAACATTTGGACTTATTTTTTACAATTCTAGAATGGCAGCGTATTCTTTTTGGAATACACGGGCGCAAACCGCTGCAGAGAAAAATGATGATCGAGGAATCGTTTTGAATCATGTTGTTTATCCTCAGATCACGACCTTCCTGTTGCGGGCAGTACCAGTATTTTTGGCAATATTCTTAGGAAAAGGTTTAGTGAATTGGCTTCTTTCAAACGTTCCTCAGGTCGTAACGGATATTATTTCTGTTTTAGGCGGTGTCTTGCCAGCATTAGGAATCGCTATGCTAATGAGCATCGTAGTCAAAGAAAAGGCGCACTTGATTTTCTTTTTTGCAGGTTTTGTTTTAATGGCATTTGCCGGATTGAATATGATCGCTTTAGTATTTATCGCAGCACTTGTCGCTTATATCGTCTTTTTAGCAACAGGCAATGCGTCTAATGCTCAACCTAAAACAGCAAATCAATCGGCTGATTCTACTGTATTTGAAGATGATGATCTATTCTAG
- a CDS encoding PTS sugar transporter subunit IIA has product MKLLLVSHGTFATGLFESYVMIAGVNSDISAICLTDEGVGDFSKRLQDFVKMHVNDGLLILCDIKGGTPFNEAYREFLANPQQVKVVTGMNLPMLIETGVALQNGGKFEELVELAVNTGRTSIEGTEVLEEQEDEIDF; this is encoded by the coding sequence ATGAAGCTATTACTTGTCTCGCATGGAACCTTTGCAACTGGCTTATTTGAAAGCTATGTCATGATTGCTGGAGTAAACAGTGATATTTCTGCGATTTGTTTAACAGATGAAGGGGTTGGAGATTTTTCTAAACGTTTGCAGGACTTTGTAAAAATGCATGTTAATGACGGTCTTTTGATTCTGTGTGATATTAAAGGAGGAACGCCATTCAATGAAGCGTATCGGGAATTTTTAGCAAATCCGCAGCAAGTAAAAGTGGTGACAGGGATGAATTTACCAATGTTGATTGAAACAGGCGTTGCCTTGCAAAATGGCGGAAAGTTTGAAGAATTGGTTGAACTAGCAGTCAATACTGGAAGAACTTCTATTGAAGGGACTGAAGTATTAGAGGAACAAGAGGATGAAATCGACTTTTAA
- a CDS encoding PTS system mannose/fructose/N-acetylgalactosamine-transporter subunit IIB — translation MTITLARIDDRVIHGQTTTRWTKARPVQGILVVGDDIAQDDLRKKVLKAAAGNLKLGIYTVEQAVESVPKGKNSQKDFFLISNSPQTFAKLVKLGVDFGKKLNVGPMNTRAGAKVLGRTVAIDEKDYEAFEYMDQQGIEIGFQLLPDDEIKPWKQLKAKYDGM, via the coding sequence ATGACCATTACATTAGCAAGAATCGATGACCGAGTGATTCATGGACAAACAACGACGCGATGGACAAAAGCAAGACCTGTCCAAGGAATCTTGGTTGTAGGAGATGATATCGCTCAGGATGACTTAAGAAAAAAAGTACTGAAGGCAGCGGCTGGAAACTTGAAATTAGGAATTTATACCGTAGAGCAAGCAGTTGAAAGCGTTCCGAAGGGGAAAAACTCCCAAAAGGATTTCTTTCTTATCAGCAATTCGCCGCAAACGTTTGCGAAATTAGTAAAGCTTGGGGTAGATTTTGGTAAAAAACTCAATGTTGGACCGATGAATACTCGTGCTGGAGCAAAAGTGTTAGGACGAACAGTGGCCATCGATGAAAAAGATTATGAAGCTTTTGAATATATGGATCAGCAAGGAATCGAAATCGGATTTCAATTGTTGCCGGATGATGAAATCAAACCTTGGAAACAATTAAAAGCCAAATATGATGGGATGTAA
- a CDS encoding PTS system mannose/fructose/sorbose family transporter subunit IID translates to MEQSTKRLSKKELRQIWKRWGFTHLSSMSYEKLQAHAWAYSYLPFAEKYYKNDPEKKKRLLMRHSMFYNTEPQTGQLINGIVASLEEEIAIGGDVPEEMPINIKTTLMGPLAGIGDSIIQGIIVPILLSIGMGLASGGNALGPIFYILSYGVVGVLISYLAFMNGYKLGVNAIDVIIGENAKRITDAFNILGVMVVGGLAASNIALVTKLKIPMGEEVQALQEVLDGIFPKVLPLAMVLLAWYLLTSKQLTATKVILVLTVISAIGVVVGVF, encoded by the coding sequence ATGGAACAATCAACGAAGCGTTTATCAAAAAAAGAGTTACGTCAAATCTGGAAACGTTGGGGTTTCACCCATCTTTCTTCGATGAGCTATGAAAAATTACAAGCGCATGCCTGGGCGTATTCCTATCTGCCATTTGCTGAAAAATACTATAAGAATGATCCAGAAAAAAAGAAACGTTTATTGATGCGTCATTCAATGTTCTATAATACTGAACCACAAACGGGACAGCTGATCAACGGGATCGTAGCCTCTTTAGAAGAAGAGATTGCTATCGGCGGCGATGTGCCGGAGGAAATGCCGATCAATATCAAAACAACGCTGATGGGACCATTAGCAGGAATTGGAGATTCGATCATTCAGGGCATCATCGTACCGATTTTATTATCGATCGGAATGGGCTTGGCTTCTGGCGGGAATGCTTTAGGACCGATTTTTTATATCTTATCGTATGGAGTAGTTGGGGTATTGATTTCCTACCTTGCGTTTATGAATGGGTATAAGTTAGGCGTGAACGCCATCGATGTGATCATTGGCGAAAATGCGAAACGAATCACAGATGCCTTCAATATTTTAGGGGTGATGGTTGTCGGTGGCTTAGCTGCTTCGAATATTGCGCTCGTAACAAAATTAAAAATTCCAATGGGGGAAGAAGTCCAAGCCTTACAAGAGGTATTGGATGGCATCTTTCCTAAGGTACTACCGTTGGCGATGGTATTATTAGCTTGGTACTTATTGACATCTAAGCAATTGACAGCAACAAAAGTTATTTTAGTATTGACTGTTATTTCTGCGATCGGTGTTGTCGTTGGCGTTTTTTAG
- the deoC gene encoding deoxyribose-phosphate aldolase, which yields MSNYTIDELARFIDHTNLKADATTADMSKLCQEAKDYHFKMVAINQVQSKLCAELLAETDINIGAAISFPLGQTSKEAKFFETENAIMIGATEIDYVINLTEVKAQNWLYIEEEMEGIVAICRKNYVISKVIFENAYLTDEEKIKLSEIAKKVEPDFIKTSTGFAPTGATFDDVKLMKKHVGDKVKVKAAGGIRDAETFKKMIACGAERIGTSAGIEIIGELKKELAETAKETITI from the coding sequence ATGTCGAATTATACTATTGATGAGTTAGCACGTTTTATCGATCACACCAACCTGAAGGCTGATGCTACCACCGCTGATATGAGCAAGCTTTGCCAAGAAGCGAAAGACTATCATTTCAAAATGGTTGCAATCAATCAAGTCCAATCGAAGTTGTGCGCTGAATTATTAGCAGAGACCGATATCAATATTGGCGCAGCCATTAGCTTTCCTTTAGGGCAAACATCTAAAGAAGCAAAGTTTTTCGAAACAGAGAATGCAATCATGATCGGTGCTACTGAAATCGATTATGTTATCAACTTGACTGAGGTCAAAGCTCAAAATTGGCTATATATCGAAGAAGAGATGGAAGGTATCGTTGCGATTTGCCGTAAAAACTACGTGATTTCCAAAGTTATTTTTGAAAATGCTTACCTGACTGATGAAGAAAAAATCAAGCTTAGTGAAATAGCTAAAAAAGTTGAGCCGGATTTCATCAAAACATCGACAGGATTCGCGCCGACAGGAGCAACTTTTGATGATGTTAAATTGATGAAAAAACATGTGGGTGATAAAGTGAAGGTCAAAGCCGCCGGCGGAATTCGTGATGCCGAAACCTTCAAAAAGATGATCGCCTGTGGTGCGGAAAGAATTGGAACTAGCGCAGGAATAGAAATTATTGGCGAATTGAAGAAAGAATTAGCTGAAACTGCTAAAGAGACGATTACGATTTAA
- a CDS encoding GntR family transcriptional regulator, protein MNLPLYKKIEQDLLDKIEDGTYAENELIPTELELAEEYQVSRPTVRQAVQTLVDAGYLEKRKKRGTIVKRPKIEQEFTKVIESFDSEMSRKGLVPKTKVIAFRKDAANEEVAGNLEIVEGDDVYKLIRLRYAGEQPTVLVTTYIPAFLFKELDDVDFSTNLLYSIFKEKGYPIKTVSRRLDVIQADDTVSDLLDVEVGAPLFYFHTRGFTDGKLPIEYSISKYRGDINSFVFEITENG, encoded by the coding sequence ATGAATTTGCCTTTATACAAAAAAATCGAGCAGGATCTATTAGATAAGATCGAAGACGGAACCTATGCTGAAAATGAACTGATCCCAACAGAATTAGAATTAGCTGAAGAATATCAAGTAAGCAGACCGACAGTAAGACAGGCGGTCCAAACATTAGTGGATGCTGGCTATTTAGAGAAGAGAAAAAAAAGAGGAACGATCGTTAAACGCCCAAAAATCGAGCAGGAATTTACCAAAGTAATCGAAAGTTTCGATTCTGAGATGAGCCGAAAAGGCTTGGTGCCAAAGACGAAAGTCATTGCTTTTAGAAAAGACGCTGCCAATGAAGAAGTGGCTGGAAACCTAGAAATAGTAGAAGGTGATGACGTCTATAAGCTGATTCGTTTACGATATGCTGGAGAACAACCGACAGTTTTAGTAACTACCTACATCCCGGCATTTCTATTTAAGGAACTTGATGACGTCGATTTTTCTACAAATTTACTTTACAGTATTTTTAAAGAAAAAGGCTATCCGATCAAGACAGTCTCACGTCGTTTAGATGTGATTCAAGCGGATGACACAGTGAGTGATTTGTTGGATGTTGAGGTAGGCGCACCGTTGTTTTATTTCCATACACGAGGATTTACAGACGGGAAATTACCGATCGAGTATTCGATTTCAAAATATCGAGGAGATATAAATTCCTTTGTGTTTGAGATCACTGAAAATGGCTAG
- a CDS encoding type I phosphomannose isomerase catalytic subunit, with protein MFILKSIPKKRIWGTPRLQAYSTEICEGKIGSVYSASATKEIDSPVVSKQQTLRELVQANPQSFGLLEGEEYPLIISMTGADEDLSIQVHPTDDYAKKTANKSYGKSEAWFFLTPPKSGSIIAGQIADSKQTFTTAIQENKYETILGKTTVAKESIVYIPSGTIHALTKGALVYEIQQSTDITYRFYDYDRSDDSGIKRELHTKQATETLELQQTVLKAHFDLEQTLDMKEFTVRRALLEKNYRNQESLAQVITVLAGTTKIAEQEIQQGQSIIVLPNEQLVIDTPFECMIATPKAYWRETSV; from the coding sequence ATGTTTATATTAAAATCGATTCCCAAAAAAAGAATTTGGGGAACGCCTCGTTTACAAGCCTATTCAACTGAAATCTGTGAAGGAAAAATCGGTTCTGTGTATTCAGCATCAGCAACCAAAGAAATCGATAGTCCTGTTGTTTCGAAACAGCAGACACTACGTGAGTTGGTACAAGCAAACCCACAGTCCTTTGGTTTGCTTGAAGGAGAAGAATATCCTTTGATTATTTCGATGACTGGCGCAGATGAGGATTTGAGCATTCAAGTGCATCCTACTGATGACTATGCTAAAAAAACTGCCAATAAGTCGTATGGAAAAAGTGAAGCGTGGTTCTTTTTGACACCGCCCAAAAGTGGATCGATCATCGCGGGGCAAATTGCAGATTCTAAACAAACTTTTACAACGGCGATCCAAGAGAACAAGTATGAAACGATTTTAGGAAAAACGACAGTGGCGAAAGAATCGATCGTGTATATTCCTTCTGGGACCATTCACGCATTGACCAAAGGCGCATTAGTCTATGAAATTCAGCAGTCTACAGATATCACATATCGTTTTTATGATTATGATCGTTCCGATGATTCTGGCATCAAAAGAGAACTGCATACAAAACAAGCGACTGAAACACTAGAATTACAACAAACTGTTCTAAAAGCACATTTTGACTTAGAACAAACCCTTGATATGAAAGAATTTACTGTCAGAAGAGCACTTTTAGAAAAAAACTACCGAAATCAAGAATCCTTAGCACAAGTAATCACTGTTTTGGCGGGAACAACTAAAATCGCTGAACAAGAAATCCAGCAAGGCCAGAGTATAATCGTTTTGCCAAATGAACAATTAGTGATCGATACACCATTTGAATGTATGATCGCCACACCAAAAGCATATTGGCGCGAGACTTCTGTCTAA
- a CDS encoding ArsR/SmtB family transcription factor — MDDLQQLKTEFFESGEFLFALGDPKRQAIIVALLEDKACSGLRVTDLTEATQLSRPAISHHLKLLKQAKLIDYRSEGTKNYYYLSHDTSEIDKLKKLLEHVTTILKNKK, encoded by the coding sequence ATGGATGACTTACAACAATTAAAAACAGAATTCTTTGAATCGGGCGAGTTTCTGTTCGCTCTTGGCGACCCTAAAAGACAGGCAATCATTGTTGCTTTACTGGAAGATAAAGCGTGCAGCGGATTAAGAGTGACCGATTTAACAGAAGCTACTCAGCTCTCGCGGCCTGCTATCTCTCACCATTTGAAGCTTTTAAAGCAGGCGAAATTAATTGATTACCGAAGTGAGGGAACAAAAAATTATTACTACCTCTCTCATGATACAAGCGAAATCGATAAATTGAAAAAGCTTTTAGAGCATGTGACAACTATCCTCAAAAATAAAAAATGA